The following proteins come from a genomic window of Mariniflexile sp. TRM1-10:
- a CDS encoding DUF932 domain-containing protein, producing the protein MAHNINFNEKTGRYSFFSVQQKAWHGLGQIVEQYPTSEEAIKHAGLDYEVVKSPLYTKGSGIIETANGIEIGDNELHVPNYFANIRSDNNTVLGVVGKDYHIVQNREAFNFFDAIVGGGEGILYETAGALGQGERIFITAKLPDYIRVGNGDDVTEKYIFLTTSHDGSGSITAAFTPIRIVCQNTLNASLRNMTNVVRIRHTSGAKQRIENAHKIMGLANTLSTQLEGIFNGWSKVKVTDREVRKLIQLALCPNKETLDLLKKGAEDEVSTVFKNTVEDAFAYAMVSDTQQMDTTKGTLFGAYNAVTGYYQNVRSYKDDEAKLQSIVMGGTAQLKSQKAFELCTAFATDGAEIFNLN; encoded by the coding sequence CACGGTTTGGGTCAAATCGTAGAACAGTACCCAACAAGCGAGGAAGCTATCAAACACGCAGGGTTAGATTATGAAGTCGTTAAAAGTCCTCTTTATACCAAAGGTTCGGGCATTATAGAAACAGCAAACGGTATCGAGATTGGTGACAACGAATTGCATGTTCCCAATTATTTTGCCAACATCCGTAGCGATAACAATACCGTATTGGGCGTAGTGGGTAAAGACTACCATATCGTACAGAACCGTGAAGCCTTCAATTTCTTTGATGCCATTGTAGGCGGTGGAGAGGGTATCCTATACGAAACCGCAGGGGCATTGGGACAGGGAGAACGCATTTTTATTACGGCAAAATTGCCCGACTACATCCGTGTAGGTAATGGCGATGATGTTACGGAAAAGTACATTTTCCTGACCACTTCGCACGATGGTAGCGGAAGTATAACAGCAGCCTTCACCCCTATTAGAATCGTTTGCCAAAACACGCTTAACGCATCACTACGCAACATGACCAATGTTGTGCGTATCAGACATACATCGGGAGCAAAACAGCGTATCGAGAACGCCCACAAGATAATGGGATTGGCAAATACTCTAAGCACACAGTTAGAAGGGATTTTCAATGGATGGAGTAAAGTAAAGGTTACAGACCGAGAAGTAAGAAAGCTAATCCAATTGGCACTTTGCCCGAACAAGGAAACATTGGACTTACTGAAAAAGGGCGCAGAAGATGAAGTTTCAACCGTCTTCAAAAATACCGTAGAAGATGCTTTTGCATACGCTATGGTAAGTGATACCCAACAAATGGACACCACTAAAGGTACTTTGTTCGGAGCGTATAATGCCGTGACAGGCTACTATCAGAATGTACGCAGTTACAAAGACGATGAAGCCAAGTTACAGAGCATTGTAATGGGTGGAACGGCTCAACTTAAATCACAGAAAGCATTTGAACTATGTACCGCCTTTGCAACGGACGGAGCGGAAATCTTTAACCTTAATTAA
- a CDS encoding DUF1281 family ferredoxin-like fold protein, giving the protein MANWCSNVVWFEANETTLEKIRDMFLQMAEMEKETKCGQLPTFIKEDGDWFFDIRWEEEDVLYYESRWSPNTEVVQQIAEHFGVGFTMEYEETGCLVYGKATFTDGILMDTYLSGEDFQTYHYNEETDNYHFEGETYESDCEILEILLERKTALL; this is encoded by the coding sequence ATGGCAAATTGGTGCAGTAACGTGGTTTGGTTTGAAGCAAATGAGACCACTTTAGAAAAGATAAGGGATATGTTTTTACAAATGGCAGAAATGGAAAAAGAGACGAAGTGTGGACAGTTGCCCACATTCATAAAGGAAGATGGGGATTGGTTTTTTGACATCCGTTGGGAAGAAGAAGATGTACTCTATTACGAGAGTCGATGGTCGCCCAATACTGAGGTCGTGCAACAAATAGCGGAACATTTCGGGGTCGGTTTTACTATGGAATATGAAGAAACAGGATGCCTAGTATATGGCAAGGCAACCTTTACAGACGGCATACTCATGGACACCTATTTGTCTGGTGAAGATTTTCAAACCTATCACTATAACGAAGAAACAGACAACTATCACTTTGAAGGGGAAACCTACGAAAGTGATTGCGAGATATTGGAAATCCTATTGGAACGAAAAACAGCACTCTTATGA
- a CDS encoding PRTRC system protein E, translated as MNANFFNQIQQLDFTGVLQLNISKGIENHLIVTVLLNNEQCGDNAKNLIPPLTFNATPQEFDEGFFQQITTPIQKVSGLMVDMEKFLKQLEDAKRQSAMEKEKTDKQKKEQEAKDKKFKEGMAKADELEKEGKFREAWMKVPDITEFPEKADELRKRKKELSDQFSSTGLFATE; from the coding sequence ATGAACGCAAATTTTTTCAACCAAATACAGCAGTTGGACTTTACAGGAGTATTGCAACTGAACATTTCAAAAGGAATAGAAAACCACCTAATTGTAACAGTATTGCTCAACAACGAACAATGCGGAGATAATGCCAAAAACCTTATTCCCCCATTGACATTTAACGCCACACCCCAAGAGTTTGACGAGGGATTTTTTCAGCAGATAACAACACCTATACAAAAGGTATCGGGCTTGATGGTGGATATGGAAAAGTTCCTAAAACAATTGGAAGACGCCAAAAGGCAATCGGCAATGGAAAAAGAGAAAACCGATAAGCAGAAGAAAGAACAGGAAGCCAAAGACAAGAAGTTTAAAGAAGGTATGGCAAAGGCGGACGAACTCGAAAAAGAGGGCAAATTCCGTGAAGCGTGGATGAAAGTACCCGATATAACGGAGTTTCCCGAAAAAGCGGACGAGCTACGCAAACGCAAAAAGGAACTGTCCGACCAGTTTTCCTCAACAGGTCTATTCGCAACAGAGTAA
- a CDS encoding PRTRC system protein C → MLLATQLERVFILKDKGQDIKLTDPEPHWSVEAVLNFYANTYPILTTAKVSAPQIKDDAVEYRFESVMGTKG, encoded by the coding sequence ATGTTATTAGCAACGCAATTAGAACGAGTGTTTATACTCAAGGATAAAGGACAGGACATCAAATTGACCGACCCCGAACCACATTGGAGCGTGGAAGCCGTATTGAACTTTTACGCCAATACATACCCCATACTGACCACCGCCAAAGTATCAGCACCGCAAATCAAAGACGATGCAGTCGAGTACAGATTTGAAAGTGTCATGGGTACGAAAGGTTAA
- a CDS encoding PRTRC system protein B produces the protein MNNVNDITENLGTLYHPKSALVFYETNGTSTNCYVEHFDMDKNGNPINAHPLTTREAHVLAKALLTDNEKNKAFLKPKGILPTNILHFNPSENGTVIWYTKAQIRQLYFVDNLGIPNGKVYLPPMLWFANKNSLSVFALASNRRPTEKTPLYYAPFFNIYENGNVCMGTVTVDIKNSASIEEFTTAWEDYFFNSYFNHLMGKHNPIKGNCVSLWKKLIQTGEAFPKAVLKKNNRTLKNLLR, from the coding sequence ATGAACAATGTAAACGACATAACCGAAAATTTAGGAACCTTATACCATCCCAAATCCGCTTTGGTTTTCTACGAAACTAACGGAACAAGCACCAATTGTTATGTGGAGCATTTTGATATGGACAAAAACGGTAATCCCATCAATGCCCATCCATTGACCACAAGGGAAGCCCATGTATTGGCAAAGGCACTTCTAACCGATAATGAAAAGAATAAAGCTTTTTTAAAGCCAAAAGGAATTTTGCCGACCAACATTCTACATTTCAATCCGAGTGAAAATGGTACGGTAATTTGGTACACCAAAGCACAAATACGACAACTGTACTTTGTGGATAATCTTGGCATACCTAATGGAAAAGTTTATCTACCGCCAATGCTTTGGTTTGCCAATAAAAACAGTCTTTCCGTGTTTGCCCTTGCATCAAATCGAAGACCCACAGAAAAAACGCCTTTGTATTATGCGCCTTTCTTCAATATTTATGAAAATGGCAATGTATGTATGGGAACGGTAACGGTCGACATCAAAAATTCCGCTTCGATAGAGGAATTTACAACCGCTTGGGAAGATTACTTTTTTAATAGCTATTTCAATCATTTAATGGGAAAACACAATCCTATAAAAGGCAATTGTGTAAGCCTTTGGAAAAAGCTGATACAAACAGGCGAAGCCTTTCCAAAAGCGGTATTGAAAAAAAACAACAGAACACTTAAAAATCTACTGCGATGA
- a CDS encoding PRTRC system ThiF family protein, which translates to MSTEKTKMHFTDNYLINPTNPITVNLIGSGGTGSKVLTALMEMNYSLIALGHAGLQVRLWDDDIVTSANLGRQRFAECEVTLYKSVALVNRANRFMGTNWKAETVKFEKDKFGRIPEKAKAIITITCVDSVQARFGVADILKDINNHKHHRDEPKYWLDFGNSQHTGQVLLATIGNIPQPSSEKYETVASLPMVTEEFSELLKQSEQEDNTPSCSLAEALEHQDLFINSSLTQMGCSLLWSLFRNGMTPYRGFFHNLKDFRTHPIKVA; encoded by the coding sequence ATGAGTACCGAAAAAACAAAAATGCATTTTACGGACAATTACCTGATAAATCCGACAAACCCCATTACCGTAAACCTAATCGGTTCGGGTGGTACAGGCTCTAAAGTATTGACCGCCTTAATGGAAATGAACTACAGCCTAATTGCATTGGGACACGCAGGATTGCAAGTCCGCCTTTGGGATGATGATATTGTAACGAGTGCCAATTTAGGCAGACAGCGTTTTGCAGAATGTGAGGTTACGTTGTACAAATCCGTTGCCCTTGTAAACCGTGCAAACCGCTTTATGGGAACGAATTGGAAAGCCGAAACGGTAAAATTTGAAAAGGACAAGTTTGGCAGAATACCCGAAAAAGCAAAGGCAATCATTACTATTACTTGTGTGGACAGCGTACAGGCAAGATTTGGAGTTGCCGACATATTGAAAGATATAAACAACCACAAACATCACAGGGACGAACCAAAATATTGGTTGGATTTTGGCAATAGCCAACATACAGGGCAGGTACTGTTAGCTACCATTGGAAACATTCCCCAACCCAGCTCCGAAAAATACGAAACGGTGGCAAGCCTGCCAATGGTTACTGAAGAATTTAGCGAATTACTGAAACAATCCGAACAAGAAGATAACACTCCAAGCTGTTCACTTGCAGAAGCATTGGAACACCAAGATTTATTTATCAATTCCTCTTTGACCCAAATGGGGTGTTCTTTATTATGGAGTTTATTTCGCAATGGTATGACCCCATACAGGGGATTTTTCCACAATCTAAAGGACTTCCGTACCCATCCCATAAAAGTCGCCTGA
- a CDS encoding phospholipase D-like domain-containing protein, which yields MLKDRMIITNRPTKNLKNEIEKLAKQSDQIDIATAFFTESDLIKQWSENQIQVNLLVSLRPPTSFYSLKKIQSSSKVEISFLGDEFHSKFIIFYKEGFIIGAIIGSSNFTFGGLEKNIETNIYSDEKKILKGLEKHFSDLIKSSNLLQPTDLDNYEFLYKNWLKRQKKQNAELKRFKTKITANRTKRNKKPRITKIAKQYFVYWGIVDEIRELIKDIAEKEHPNIPSYLILDHFWHFIKVVWHKKSGKILTEKNQKQIIPKLFKDYIKWHREFKEDNYPNYMANLSKDVYKFNLSRKNIDKLTESQARQVFAGLHSSNMRIQRFNADDSFIAENGMPRIRKSLKYLIHSNDEMDLKIHNLIKNPEYKLKRLGTSGVQELNGWTKPEKYPIRNDKADDAIRILGYKLN from the coding sequence TTGCTTAAAGATAGAATGATAATCACCAACCGACCAACTAAAAATCTCAAAAACGAAATTGAAAAATTAGCAAAACAATCTGATCAAATTGACATTGCTACTGCCTTTTTTACCGAAAGTGATTTAATTAAACAATGGAGCGAAAATCAAATTCAAGTAAATCTACTGGTTTCTTTGAGACCACCAACAAGTTTTTATTCGCTAAAAAAAATACAATCATCAAGTAAAGTTGAGATAAGTTTTTTAGGCGATGAATTTCATTCAAAGTTTATCATATTTTACAAAGAAGGTTTTATCATTGGAGCAATAATAGGTTCATCAAATTTTACTTTTGGTGGTTTAGAAAAAAATATAGAAACAAATATCTATTCTGATGAAAAAAAGATTTTGAAAGGACTTGAAAAGCATTTTAGCGATTTAATAAAAAGTTCAAATCTACTTCAACCTACTGATCTTGATAATTATGAGTTTCTTTATAAAAATTGGTTAAAAAGACAAAAAAAACAAAACGCAGAACTAAAACGATTTAAAACAAAGATAACTGCGAATAGAACGAAACGGAACAAAAAACCTAGAATAACGAAAATTGCAAAACAGTATTTTGTTTATTGGGGAATTGTTGATGAAATTCGTGAATTAATAAAAGACATTGCGGAAAAGGAACATCCAAATATTCCATCATATTTGATTTTGGACCATTTTTGGCACTTCATAAAAGTAGTTTGGCATAAAAAAAGTGGAAAAATTTTGACAGAAAAAAATCAAAAGCAGATAATTCCAAAACTTTTCAAAGATTATATAAAATGGCATCGAGAATTTAAAGAAGATAACTATCCAAATTATATGGCTAATTTGTCGAAAGATGTTTATAAATTTAACTTGTCAAGAAAAAACATTGACAAATTAACAGAAAGTCAAGCAAGACAAGTATTTGCAGGTTTACATTCATCGAATATGCGAATTCAAAGATTTAATGCAGACGACTCATTTATAGCAGAAAATGGAATGCCCCGAATTCGTAAATCCTTAAAATATCTAATTCATTCAAATGATGAAATGGATTTAAAAATTCATAATTTGATAAAAAATCCCGAATATAAATTAAAGAGATTAGGAACTTCAGGCGTACAGGAGTTAAATGGTTGGACAAAACCGGAAAAGTATCCGATTAGGAATGACAAAGCTGATGATGCGATTAGGATATTGGGATATAAATTAAATTAA
- a CDS encoding HNH endonuclease, with product MEIYEEFRFFSKPLLKEANEASNREKRNKCINPSLIENLPLDFVFHVVKFIYHRKNELRLFVEIDETGKIELLDTSITRYETLPTIRYFKNGKHEINFTERPYPNGREWQESEIKKPLRKQSKFRKEVLGAYKNCCAVCELNLPSLLRASHIWDVKNGGPDTINNGIALCVNHEIAFDSGLLIIKPDYKVETKDKIGVIVKELKLPENKSDYPCKEYLERKFKLINKRVK from the coding sequence ATGGAGATTTATGAAGAATTTAGATTTTTCTCTAAGCCACTTCTCAAAGAAGCAAATGAAGCTTCAAATAGAGAAAAAAGAAATAAATGTATAAATCCTTCTCTAATAGAAAATTTACCACTTGATTTTGTTTTTCATGTTGTAAAGTTCATATATCATAGAAAAAATGAATTACGTTTATTTGTAGAAATTGACGAAACTGGCAAAATAGAATTACTTGACACAAGCATTACAAGATATGAAACACTACCTACTATTCGCTATTTTAAGAATGGAAAACATGAAATAAATTTTACAGAAAGACCATATCCAAATGGACGAGAATGGCAAGAATCAGAAATTAAAAAACCATTAAGAAAACAATCAAAATTCAGAAAAGAAGTTCTTGGAGCTTATAAGAACTGTTGCGCAGTTTGTGAATTAAACCTACCGAGTTTACTAAGAGCTTCTCATATATGGGATGTGAAAAATGGTGGGCCAGATACGATTAACAATGGAATAGCACTTTGTGTTAATCATGAAATTGCATTTGACAGTGGGCTTTTAATTATAAAACCTGACTATAAAGTTGAAACTAAGGATAAGATTGGAGTAATAGTAAAAGAACTAAAACTGCCTGAAAATAAGAGTGATTACCCCTGTAAAGAATATTTGGAAAGAAAGTTTAAGTTAATTAATAAAAGAGTTAAATAG
- a CDS encoding XRE family transcriptional regulator: MLYIADNLKWLRSKRNLSQQEVADGMHLPLDRYKKYEYGKNTPPAETLLVISRYYYISIDLLLTVDLRKISIENLLQLEDNRIVLPIVVDHEGNNLIEIVPHKARAGYLTGYADAEFMESLQQLTLPFLGSGKFRAFPIDGDSMPPHNNKSFVIGKYIENLGEVRNDKTYILITVSEGITYKRLSKKNSDSFTVAPDNVIYSPYDIKLSDILEIWEYVAHIGRDDSKQETASTLSLEQMFQRLSNDMDEVKRRLS, encoded by the coding sequence ATGTTGTACATTGCTGATAATCTTAAGTGGCTAAGAAGCAAGCGAAACTTGTCCCAGCAGGAAGTGGCTGACGGTATGCATTTACCTCTTGACCGCTATAAGAAATATGAATATGGAAAGAACACACCGCCAGCAGAAACGCTATTGGTTATTTCACGGTATTATTATATCAGTATTGATTTACTTCTCACCGTGGATTTAAGGAAAATCTCCATTGAAAATTTATTGCAGCTGGAAGATAACAGGATTGTACTGCCAATTGTAGTGGACCATGAAGGAAACAACTTAATAGAAATTGTGCCACATAAAGCCCGAGCAGGTTATCTTACAGGATATGCCGATGCTGAATTTATGGAAAGTCTGCAACAGCTGACATTGCCTTTTTTGGGTTCTGGGAAATTCAGGGCTTTCCCTATTGACGGTGATTCTATGCCACCTCATAATAACAAGAGTTTTGTGATTGGGAAATATATAGAGAACTTGGGCGAAGTAAGAAATGATAAGACGTACATCCTAATTACGGTTAGCGAGGGGATCACTTATAAACGACTGAGCAAAAAAAATTCGGACTCTTTTACGGTAGCACCAGACAATGTTATTTACAGCCCTTATGATATTAAACTCTCTGATATCTTGGAGATTTGGGAATATGTGGCTCATATTGGCAGGGATGACAGTAAACAGGAAACTGCGTCGACTTTAAGCTTGGAGCAAATGTTTCAACGGCTTAGCAATGATATGGATGAAGTAAAGCGAAGATTGTCTTAA
- the dinB gene encoding DNA polymerase IV, translating into MTRAIVHMDLDTFFVSCARLQNPQLNGIPLIVGGGERGVVASCSYEARYFGVRSAMPIRMAMQLCPQAKIIKGDMELFSNKSHEVTQIIEENAPLVEKASIDEFYLDISGMDKFYGCYKWTNELSHSITKETGLPISFALSVNKTVSKIATGEGKPKGNLEIPQNMVQPFLNPLSIRKIPMVGEVTFNLLSRLGIRNIEKLSETPAEVLQSLIGKNGLELWKKANGIDHSPVEPYRERKSLSTEHTYLQDTIDIKKVESLILGMVEKLAYQARCEGWLVSTLSIKIRYANFDTENQQRKIAYTSCDHILAKTALELFHKLYNRRMRIRLVGITFTGLVRGTYQINMFEDTEEMMALYQTMDKIKNRFGFDAVTRCGGRILKSKAANIISNPRAQFINPTYTE; encoded by the coding sequence ATGACACGTGCCATCGTACATATGGATTTGGATACATTTTTTGTCTCCTGCGCAAGACTGCAAAACCCCCAACTCAATGGTATTCCTCTCATTGTTGGAGGTGGCGAAAGAGGTGTTGTAGCGTCATGTTCCTATGAGGCAAGATATTTTGGAGTTCGCTCAGCAATGCCCATCAGGATGGCTATGCAGCTTTGCCCACAGGCAAAAATTATAAAAGGTGATATGGAATTGTTCTCCAACAAATCGCATGAAGTCACACAGATTATTGAAGAGAATGCGCCACTAGTTGAAAAAGCAAGTATTGACGAATTCTATCTGGATATTTCGGGTATGGATAAATTCTATGGCTGTTACAAATGGACAAACGAACTCTCCCATAGCATTACCAAGGAAACGGGACTGCCTATAAGTTTTGCTCTATCGGTCAATAAAACAGTTTCTAAAATTGCAACTGGCGAAGGAAAGCCAAAAGGGAACTTGGAGATTCCGCAAAACATGGTACAGCCATTCCTTAACCCCCTTTCCATTCGTAAAATTCCAATGGTAGGTGAAGTCACATTTAATCTGCTATCCAGACTGGGTATTCGGAATATAGAAAAACTATCGGAAACACCTGCTGAAGTATTACAGAGCCTCATTGGTAAAAATGGACTGGAATTGTGGAAAAAAGCCAATGGAATTGACCACTCGCCTGTTGAACCTTACAGGGAAAGAAAATCTCTTTCTACGGAACACACTTATCTACAGGATACCATAGATATTAAAAAAGTGGAATCATTGATATTGGGAATGGTTGAAAAATTAGCCTATCAGGCACGATGTGAAGGGTGGCTGGTCTCAACGCTGTCCATAAAAATACGGTATGCCAATTTTGATACTGAAAATCAACAAAGAAAGATAGCCTATACCTCCTGTGACCATATTTTAGCAAAAACGGCATTGGAATTATTCCATAAATTGTACAACCGCCGTATGAGAATTAGACTGGTTGGTATAACATTTACTGGTTTGGTCAGGGGAACCTATCAGATTAATATGTTTGAGGATACTGAAGAAATGATGGCATTATACCAGACGATGGACAAAATTAAAAATCGTTTTGGTTTTGATGCTGTCACAAGATGCGGAGGAAGAATCCTTAAATCAAAAGCAGCAAACATTATTTCAAATCCGAGAGCCCAATTTATTAACCCTACATATACTGAATAA
- a CDS encoding DNA polymerase III subunit alpha translates to MYLNCHSYHSLRYGTIPLNELVEQATLFGVTAMALTDINTVTGIYDFMKSCKAFNIKPLVGIDFRNGSKQLYVGLAKNSAGIAEMNRLLTKHNFENSLLPNQAPCFENVFIIYPLDNVPDELQENEFIGITPEQLLKLYNANWKNKIDKMVVLQSVTYRTKKEYNLHKILRAIDLNILGSKLVESDYCKISEVMIPLNTLLEKFTDYPHIIQNTQTIITACNFEYDFNTPKNKRHYTTNKQGDIELLTKLAYEGMIRRYGHENSEAKARVEKELRVIDELEFSGYFLITWDIVQYSISQGFLHIGRGSGANSIIAYCLDITDICPLELDLYFERFLNLNRKTPPDFDIDWSWRERDTILEYIFSKYGTDHVAFCGTNVEFKYRSIFREVGKVFGLPKEELDILAKNPMTKHHKNDVVKMVQEYGMMLEKYPNQRSMHSCGIIISEKPITHYSALEMPPKGFPIVQFDMHVAEDIGFDKFDILSQRGIGHIDDAVKLIKKNQNIDVNIRDTSISKDEVKCNEFLSRGKTIGCFYIESPAMRGLLRRLNCDNYKVLVAASSIIRPGVAQSGMMKEYIFRHNHPDRFEYFHEVFKEQLGETYGIMVYQEDVIKIALHYGGLPAADGDILRRAMSGKGRSKTALQKVKDNFFASCEQKGHPLELSQEIYRQIESFAGYSFCKAHSASYAVESYQSLYLKAYYPIEFMTAVINNFGGFYRTEVYVHEARMSGAKIHNPCINKSDVQTNVSGRNIYLGFQHLKSLQSQIAELIVSEREENGPYQSLEDFINRVPIGIEGIQTLIFINAFRFTGKQKNELLIIARLILINFRPENRNLLLLQEPVKKYKLPVLERSPFEDAFDEIELLDFPVSVTPFNLLKTSFRGDVMAKDLTKYHKKTVRMLAYLISRKHVPTKRGDMYFGTWIDSEGEYFDTAHFADCLHNYPFQGGGCYLLQGKVEVDYHFPTITISKMAKMPFIADPRYSATDERRFHTQQQIREDVSMTHREPYPQEHDYHMPRYKMT, encoded by the coding sequence ATGTACCTGAACTGTCATTCTTATCATTCACTCCGTTACGGAACTATTCCACTAAATGAACTGGTGGAACAGGCTACGCTATTTGGTGTAACGGCAATGGCACTCACAGACATTAACACGGTAACGGGAATTTATGATTTTATGAAGAGCTGCAAAGCTTTTAACATAAAACCTTTGGTTGGAATTGATTTCCGTAATGGCTCCAAACAGCTCTATGTGGGACTTGCAAAAAATAGTGCAGGGATAGCCGAGATGAATCGACTATTGACCAAACATAATTTTGAAAACAGCCTGCTTCCCAATCAGGCGCCTTGTTTTGAAAATGTCTTTATCATCTATCCATTAGATAATGTTCCTGACGAGCTTCAGGAAAATGAATTTATAGGTATTACGCCAGAACAGTTACTTAAACTATACAATGCCAATTGGAAAAATAAGATTGACAAAATGGTTGTTTTACAATCAGTTACATATCGAACTAAAAAAGAGTACAATCTCCATAAAATATTAAGAGCGATTGACCTTAACATTCTAGGTTCAAAATTGGTCGAATCGGATTATTGCAAAATTTCTGAGGTAATGATTCCATTGAACACTCTTCTGGAAAAATTCACAGACTATCCACATATTATCCAAAATACCCAAACCATAATTACTGCCTGTAATTTCGAATACGATTTCAATACACCAAAAAATAAAAGGCACTATACCACAAACAAGCAAGGTGATATTGAATTGTTAACCAAGCTGGCTTATGAAGGGATGATTCGACGATATGGTCATGAGAATAGTGAAGCCAAAGCTAGAGTTGAAAAAGAACTCAGGGTAATTGATGAACTGGAATTCAGCGGTTACTTTCTTATCACATGGGATATTGTCCAATACAGCATCAGTCAGGGCTTTCTTCACATTGGTCGTGGTAGTGGTGCCAATAGTATTATTGCGTATTGCCTTGATATCACGGATATATGCCCACTGGAACTTGATCTGTATTTTGAGCGTTTTTTAAACCTCAACCGTAAAACGCCTCCCGATTTTGATATTGACTGGTCCTGGCGGGAACGTGACACAATTTTGGAATACATATTCAGTAAATACGGAACTGACCATGTGGCTTTTTGCGGGACAAACGTAGAGTTTAAATACCGTTCCATTTTCCGTGAAGTGGGCAAAGTATTTGGCTTGCCAAAAGAGGAACTGGATATATTGGCAAAGAACCCAATGACAAAACATCACAAAAATGATGTTGTCAAAATGGTTCAAGAATACGGAATGATGCTCGAAAAATATCCAAATCAGCGCAGTATGCATTCCTGTGGCATTATCATTTCTGAAAAGCCTATTACCCATTATTCTGCTTTGGAAATGCCTCCCAAAGGTTTTCCCATTGTGCAGTTTGATATGCATGTAGCAGAAGATATTGGTTTTGATAAATTCGATATTTTAAGCCAGCGTGGTATTGGCCATATTGATGATGCCGTCAAACTAATCAAAAAAAACCAGAACATCGACGTCAATATTCGGGACACTTCAATTTCTAAAGATGAGGTAAAATGCAACGAGTTCCTAAGTCGTGGCAAAACCATTGGTTGCTTTTATATTGAAAGCCCAGCAATGCGAGGTCTGCTCAGAAGGCTCAATTGTGATAATTACAAAGTACTTGTGGCAGCATCATCTATTATCCGTCCGGGAGTGGCTCAATCAGGCATGATGAAGGAATATATCTTCCGACACAATCATCCTGATCGTTTTGAATATTTCCACGAAGTTTTCAAGGAACAGTTGGGCGAAACCTATGGTATCATGGTGTATCAGGAAGATGTGATTAAAATTGCACTGCATTATGGTGGATTGCCTGCTGCCGATGGTGATATTCTCAGACGTGCCATGAGTGGAAAAGGGCGCTCAAAAACAGCCCTGCAAAAAGTGAAAGACAACTTTTTTGCTTCCTGTGAGCAAAAAGGGCATCCGTTAGAATTAAGTCAGGAAATTTACAGGCAGATTGAATCCTTTGCTGGATATTCCTTTTGCAAGGCACACTCGGCATCTTATGCGGTGGAAAGTTACCAAAGCCTTTATCTGAAAGCCTATTATCCAATTGAGTTCATGACAGCTGTTATCAATAATTTTGGAGGTTTCTACCGTACTGAAGTTTATGTGCATGAGGCTCGGATGTCAGGGGCGAAAATCCATAATCCATGTATCAATAAAAGTGATGTGCAGACCAATGTATCAGGCCGAAATATTTATCTGGGGTTTCAACATTTGAAAAGCCTGCAATCCCAAATAGCAGAATTGATTGTAAGTGAAAGGGAGGAAAATGGCCCATATCAATCACTTGAGGATTTTATCAATCGTGTCCCTATTGGCATTGAAGGCATACAGACCTTGATTTTCATTAATGCTTTTCGCTTTACTGGTAAGCAGAAAAACGAATTGCTGATTATAGCAAGGTTGATTTTAATCAATTTCAGACCTGAGAACCGCAATCTTCTATTGCTTCAAGAACCTGTAAAAAAGTATAAATTGCCAGTACTGGAACGTTCCCCTTTTGAGGACGCTTTTGATGAAATTGAACTGCTTGATTTTCCTGTTTCCGTTACACCGTTTAATTTATTGAAGACTTCTTTTCGTGGGGATGTCATGGCAAAGGATCTGACTAAATACCATAAAAAAACAGTCAGGATGCTTGCCTATCTGATTTCACGAAAACACGTTCCCACCAAACGGGGGGACATGTATTTTGGGACTTGGATTGATAGTGAAGGGGAATATTTCGACACAGCCCATTTTGCCGATTGCCTGCACAACTACCCTTTTCAAGGTGGTGGCTGTTATTTGTTACAAGGTAAAGTAGAAGTGGATTATCATTTTCCGACCATTACCATATCAAAAATGGCAAAGATGCCCTTTATTGCCGACCCCCGTTATTCTGCTACCGATGAAAGAAGATTCCATACACAACAGCAGATTCGTGAAGATGTGAGTATGACCCATCGGGAACCCTATCCACAGGAACATGACTACCATATGCCACGATACAAAATGACATAA